Proteins encoded in a region of the Antedon mediterranea chromosome 2, ecAntMedi1.1, whole genome shotgun sequence genome:
- the LOC140040076 gene encoding uncharacterized protein, with the protein MLDVQVCLLLVAIFAPLSLSSEEPHRRTKNPSSYVKREDSCEGFRCTSGLCIDFEYTCDGDASDCQFSGEDENYYMCRNRRECKRADQYLCPSGRCIKFIWICDEVNDCGDFADEPESCKERSCDSDHFRCSTGSCLPREFVCDNHVHCRDGEDESECNLEVGCNADEFQCEDKSCIANTNVCDGSKNCWPGGEDEATCNIETGCKDGEFQCEDETCIPESKLCDGWKDCWPGGEDEGACNIETGCKDGEFQCEDQTCIPESKLCNGWKDCWPGGEDEATCNIETGCKDGEFQCEDETCIPESKLCDGWKDCWPGGEDEAACNIETGCKDGEFQCEDQTCIPESKLCNGWKDCWPGGEDEATCNIETGCKDGEFQCEDETCIPESKLCDGWKDCWPGGEDEAACNIETGCKDGEFQCEDQTCIPESKLCNGWKDCWPGGEDETACNIETGCKDGEFQCEDQTCIPESKLCNGWKDCWPGGEDEAACNIETGCKDGEFQCEDKTCIPESKLCNGWKDCWPGGEDEAACNIETGCKDGEFQCEDKTCIPESKLCDGWKDCWPGGEDEAACNIETGCKDGEFQCEDKTCIPESKRCDGWKDCWPGGEDEAACNIKTRCKDGEFQCEDKTCIPESKLCDGWKDCWPGGEDEAACNIETECKDGEFQCEDKTCIPESKLCNGWKDCWPGGEDEATCNIVTCPKDEFKCQDNTCIDNRLVCDGWKHCYPHGEDEQNCISCKGQFECNDGSCLDTNKVCDGTKHCFPEGEDEICVIDPCKPGEFQCEDGKCIGADYVCDGWTHCWPGGEDETTCNIETGCKDGEFQCEDQTCIPESKLCNGWKDCWPGGEDETACNIETGCKDGEFQCEDQTCIPESKLCDGWKDCWPGGEDETACNIETGCKDGEFQCEDQTCIPESKLCDGWKDCWPGGEDETACNIETECKDGEFQCEDKTCIPESKLCNGWKDCWPGGEDEAACNIETECKDGEFQCEDKTCIPESKLCNGWKDCWPGGEDETACNIETGCKDGEFQCEDQTCIPESKLCDGWKDCWPGGEDEAACNIEAECKDGEFQCEDKTCIPESKLCDGWKDCWPGGEDEAACNIVTCPKDEFKCQDNTCIDNRLVCDGWKHCYPNGEDEASCNIVTPCKDDEFQCNDKSCIGTLYVCDGWVNCLPDGEDEHSCQLQDEYAFNERLHSMVENIGKLAVEVELLEKNDEDLANRVAYLEEQLQHVGYYNRNKKRHIVNTLLKKRLIARHLDNGTSEKQLDKKASTPAGKDSSKKELGSDGQLSKNSPTSHVRSSRQPGSTQRRDSSKKKIKSLSTRLNELQYLLNNAHK; encoded by the exons ATGTTGGATGTTCAAGTATGCCTGCTACTTGTTGCCATTTTCGCGCCACTTTCCTTGTCGTCTGAAGAACCCCATCGTAGG ACGAAGAATCCAAGTAGCTATGTGAAACGTGAAG ATAGTTGTGAAGGATTTCGATGTACCTCTGGACTATGTATCGATTTTGAGTATACTTGTGATGGGGATGCTTCTGACTGCCAATTCAGTGGCGAAGATGAAAACTATTACATGTGCCGCAACCGTAGAGAATGCAAAAGAGCTGACCAATACCTCTGTCCAAGCGGACGATGCATCAAATTCATCTGGATTTGTGATGAAGTGAACGACTGTGGAGATTTCGCTGACGAGCCTGAGAGTTGTAAAGAAAGATCATGTGATAGCGATCACTTCCGATGTAGTACTGGGTCATGTCTTCCACGAGAGTTTGTCTGTGATAATCATGTACATTGTAGAGATGGAGAGGATGAGTCCGAGTGTAATTTGGAAGTTGGCTGTAATGCTGATGAGTTTCAATGCGAAGACAAGTCATGCATAGCAAACACAAACGTCTGTGATGGCTCGAAGAACTGTTGGCCTGGTGGTGAGGATGAAGCGACCTGTAACATTGAAACCGGGTGTAAAGATGGTGAATTCCAGTGTGAAGACGAGACTTGTATTCCAGAATCAAAACTTTGTGATGGATGGAAAGACTGTTGGCCCGGTGGTGAGGACGAAGGAGCTTGTAACATCGAAACGGGATGCAAAGATGGTGAGTTCCAGTGTGAAGATCAGACTTGTATTCCAGAATCCAAACTTTGTAATGGATGGAAAGACTGTTGGCCTGGTGGTGAGGATGAAGCGACCTGTAACATTGAAACCGGGTGTAAAGATGGTGAATTCCAGTGTGAAGACGAGACTTGTATTCCAGAATCAAAACTTTGTGATGGATGGAAAGACTGTTGGCCCGGTGGTGAGGACGAAGCAGCTTGTAACATCGAAACGGGATGCAAAGATGGTGAGTTCCAGTGTGAAGATCAGACTTGTATTCCAGAATCCAAACTTTGTAATGGATGGAAAGACTGTTGGCCTGGTGGTGAGGATGAAGCGACCTGTAACATTGAAACCGGGTGTAAAGATGGTGAATTCCAGTGTGAAGACGAGACTTGTATTCCAGAATCAAAACTTTGTGATGGATGGAAAGACTGTTGGCCCGGTGGTGAGGACGAAGCAGCTTGTAACATCGAAACGGGATGCAAAGATGGTGAGTTCCAGTGTGAAGATCAGACTTGTATTCCAGAATCCAAACTTTGTAATGGATGGAAAGACTGTTGGCCTGGTGGTGAGGACGAAACCGCCTGTAATATCGAAACAGGATGCAAAGATGGTGAGTTCCAGTGTGAAGATCAGACTTGTATTCCAGAATCAAAACTTTGTAATGGATGGAAAGACTGTTGGCCTGGTGGTGAGGACGAAGCAGCTTGTAACATCGAAACGGGATGTAAAGACGGTGAATTCCAATGTGAAGACAAGACTTGTATTCCAGAATCCAAACTTTGTAATGGATGGAAAGACTGTTGGCCTGGTGGTGAAGACGAAGCAGCTTGTAACATCGAAACGGGATGTAAAGACGGTGAATTCCAATGTGAAGACAAGACTTGTATTCCAGAATCCAAACTTTGTGACGGATGGAAAGACTGTTGGCCTGGTGGTGAGGACGAAGCAGCTTGTAACATCGAAACGGGATGTAAAGACGGTGAATTCCAATGTGAAGACAAGACTTGTATTCCAGAATCCAAACGTTGTGACGGATGGAAAGACTGTTGGCCTGGTGGTGAGGACGAAGCAGCTTGTAACATCAAAACGAGATGTAAAGACGGTGAATTCCAATGTGAAGACAAGACTTGTATTCCAGAATCCAAACTTTGTGATGGATGGAAAGACTGTTGGCCTGGTGGTGAGGACGAAGCAGCTTGTAACATCGAAACTGAATGTAAAGACGGTGAATTCCAATGTGAAGACAAGACTTGTATTCCAGAATCCAAACTTTGTAATGGATGGAAAGACTGTTGGCCTGGTGGTGAGGACGAAGCGACTTGCAACATCGTTACTTGTCCAAAAGATGAGTTTAAATGCCAGGATAACACTTGTATTGATAATCGATTGGTATGTGACGGCTGGAAACATTGTTACCCACACGGTGAAGACGAACAGAACTGTATAAGCTGCAAAGGCCAGTTTGAATGCAATGATGGATCGTGTTTAGACACAAATAAAGTATGCGATGGTACGAAGCACTGTTTTCCAGAGGGCGAGGATGAGATATGCGTTATTGATCCATGCAAACCAGGCGAGTTCCAGTGTGAAGATGGTAAATGTATTGGCGCAGACTACGTTTGTGATGGATGGACACATTGTTGGCCAGGGGGCGAGGATGAAACCACCTGTAATATCGAAACAGGATGCAAAGATGGTGAGTTCCAGTGTGAAGATCAGACTTGTATTCCAGAATCAAAACTTTGTAATGGATGGAAAGACTGTTGGCCTGGTGGTGAGGACGAAACCGCCTGTAATATCGAAACAGGATGCAAAGATGGTGAGTTCCAGTGTGAAGATCAGACTTGTATTCCAGAATCAAAACTTTGTGATGGATGGAAAGACTGTTGGCCTGGTGGTGAGGACGAAACCGCCTGTAATATCGAAACAGGATGCAAAGATGGTGAGTTCCAGTGTGAAGATCAGACTTGTATTCCAGAGTCCAAACTTTGTGATGGATGGAAAGACTGTTGGCCTGGTGGTGAGGACGAAACCGCCTGTAATATCGAAACTGAATGTAAAGACGGTGAATTCCAATGTGAAGACAAGACTTGTATTCCAGAATCCAAACTTTGTAATGGATGGAAAGACTGTTGGCCTGGTGGTGAGGACGAAGCAGCTTGTAATATCGAAACTGAATGTAAAGACGGTGAATTCCAATGTGAAGACAAGACTTGTATTCCAGAATCCAAGCTTTGTAATGGATGGAAAGACTGTTGGCCTGGTGGTGAGGACGAAACCGCCTGTAATATCGAAACAGGATGCAAAGATGGTGAGTTCCAGTGTGAAGATCAGACTTGTATTCCAGAATCCAAACTTTGTGATGGATGGAAAGACTGTTGGCCTGGCGGTGAGGACGAAGCAGCTTGTAACATCGAAGCTGAATGTAAAGACGGTGAATTCCAATGTGAAGACAAGACTTGTATTCCAGAATCCAAACTTTGTGATGGATGGAAAGACTGTTGGCCTGGTGGTGAGGACGAAGCAGCTTGTAACATCGTTACTTGTCCAAAAGATGAGTTTAAATGCCAGGATAACACTTGTATTGATAATCGATTGGTATGTGACGGCTGGAAACATTGTTATCCTAATGGTGAAGATGAGGCAAGTTGCAACATTGTAACTCCTTGTAAGGATGATGAATTCCAATGCAATGATAAAAGTTGTATCGGAACATTGTATGTATGCGACGGATGGGTCAACTGCCTACCTGATGGTGAGGATGAACATAGTTGCCAACTCCAAG ACGAATATGCCTTCAACGAAAGACTACACTCAATGGTTGAGAATATCGGAAAGCTGGCGGTGGAAGTTGAATTACTAGAAAAGAATG ATGAGGACCTTGCTAATCGTGTTGCGTATTTAGAAGAGCAGTTACAACATGTAGGTTATTATAACAGAAATAAGAAAAGGCATATCGTTAACACACTGTTGAAGAAGCGTCTCATTGCCCGACATCTAGATAACGGAACTTCTGAAAAACAACTAGATAAAAAGGCATCTACGCCCGCAGGTAAAGATTCGTCAAAGAAAGAACTTGGATCCGACGGGCAACTCAGCAAAAATTCACCAACAAGTCATGTAAGATCAAGCAGACAACCTGGAAGCACCCAGCGACGCGACTcatcaaagaaaaaaataaaatcgcTTTCAACACGGTTAAACGAACTCCAATATCTGTTAAACAATGCACACAAGTAG
- the LOC140041190 gene encoding toll-like receptor 2 type-2: MIVDFPDNLPVNIKDVDLSGNHVRILDKPTPYMKLEKLTLRENGLESISVVFFSKVTSLKQLDLSYNKLNDLNLSSLTNLIHLDLAASGVKDELLKTRMFQYLVSLQSLILRKNNLFRIPASAFKGLENSLEHLDLSYNNFDYIPSEVSKLKYLSKLVLNHNSFGIQYEFILPTCFAELSNLKYLYLSSCGIKSMSKGAFSLITRNNLTVLDLSQNNFSYLNDSLRLMHIDLFNLSSSNIKTLSELDGVKIRHLSLNNCTYLFKNGSVLRETLQSVCTCELQRLDLSWNGIHTIEDGALFCLSALTSIHLDNNILGNESIQKDEFQKMRNLQTLSLNNNEFTSFDLPLLEHIKRTLKQLDLYDNQILGSKIKTGKISFPNLIALKITIPKVNITKLILSIDIKMPHLEILHIKQQTNHHRKCKGKGHTPYSKETPPWIRNTSAFEHLKELAIIGYQFKTQYDFERLLNFLSPNIAKLSLENCNIESTWLQCLNMERLNFYNLTYFDLSGNKFHCNCDLYEFKNWLKIDSKVYFPEFQKYECSSTTPESVFLLEYDLSRFSCYNKTMVICICLTTGTIVLVLFVSIVCYRRRYSVRFAWYWVKIKLRPNSHHYQPVPTSSDTTDFDVYVASNSNDFQWVKWTLIPNLENSSYAIRLCIKDRNFPVGGNVMEDIIEFIHASRKTLLILTPDFVLNEWNYFELQRAMIRDLEEKQDMIIPVLLKPIKDKDLPRLLREIQLRKGFIEWTEHPLGKELFWKDLVKAIQEDSTLSRYKDNEINKWRKRTSMTYSHVI; the protein is encoded by the exons ATGATTGTCGATTTTCCAGATAATTTGCCtgtaaacattaaagatgttGACCTTAGTGGTAATCATGTAAGAATATTGGACAAACCAACACCATACATGAAACTGGAAAAACTTACTTTACGCGAAAATGGATTGGAATCTATAAGCGTAGTTTTCTTTAGCAAAGTGACGTCATTGAAACAGTTGGATCTATCGTATAATAAATTAAACGATTTAAACTTATCATCTTTAACAAATCTAATACATCTTGATTTAGCAGCTTCTGGGGTCAAAGATGAGTTATTGAAAACCCGTATGTTTCAGTATTTGGTGAGTTTGCAGTCGTTGATTCTTCGTAAGAACAACCTTTTTCGAATACCGGCCAGCGCCTTTAAGGGCTTGGAAAATTCGCTAGAACATCTAGATTTATCGTACAACAACTTTGATTATATACCATCGGAAGTTTCAAAGCTAAAGTACTTATCTAAACTTGTGCTTAATCACAATTCGTTCGGAATTCAATACGAATTTATTTTGCCAACATGTTTTGCAGAATTAAGTAATCTAAAATATCTCTATTTATCATCTTGTGGGATTAAATCCATGTCAAAGGGTGCCTTTTCTCTAATTACTCGCAATAATCTTACAGTTTTAGATCTTTCACAAAATAACTTTTCATATTTAAACGATTCTCTTCGGTTGATGCATATTGACCTTTTTAATTTGTCATCAAGTAATATCAAAACTCTATCGGAGCTTGATGGTGTTAAAATTCGTCATTTGTCTTTAAATAActgtacatatttatttaaaaatggatCCGTTCTTCGGGAAACTTTACAAAGTGTATGCACCTGTGAATTGCAACGCTTGGATTTGTCCTGGAATGGAATACACACCATTGAAGATGGCGCTTTATTTTGTTTAAGTGCGTTAACATCCATTCACCtagataataatattttggGTAATGAATCTATCCAAAAGGATGAATTTCAAAAAATGAGAAATTTACAAACATTATCATTGAACAATAACGAATTTACATCGTTCGATTTACCTTTACTTGAACATATCAAACGCACTTTAAAACAGTTAGACTTGTACGATAACCAAATTTTAGGTTCCAAAATAAAAACTGGTAAAATTAGTTTTCCAAATTTGATTGCATTGAAGATAACTATTCCAAAGGTTAATATAACAAAGTTAATACTTTCTATCGATATTAAAATGCCACACCTTGAAATTTTACATATTAAGCAACAGACTAATCATCACCGGAAATGCAAGGGTAAAGGTCATACCCCATATTCCAAAGAAACTCCACCATGGATACGTAACACATCCGCATTTGAACATCTCAAAGAACTTGCAATAATTGGTTATCAGTTTAAAACACAATATGATTTTGAAAGATTATTAAATTTTCTTTCTCCGAACATTGCAAAGTTGAGTCTTGAGAATTGTAACATTGAAAGTACATGGTTGCAATGTCTAAATATGGAACGACTGAA TTTTTACAACTTGACATATTTTGATTTGAGTGGAAATAAGTTCCATTGTAATTGCGATTTGTACGAATTTAAAAACTGGTTGAAAATTGATAGCAAAGTTTATTTTCCAGAGTTCCAAAAATATGAATGCAGTAGTACGACACCGGAAAGTGTTTTCCTGTTGGAGTACGATCTATCGAGGTTTTCTTGTTACAATAAAACTATGGTGATTTGTATTTGCTTAACAACAGGAACCATTGTTCTAGTGTTATTTGTATCAATTGTTTGTTACCGTCGACGTTATTCTGTCCGGTTTGCTTGGTATTGGGTTAAGATTAAACTGCGGCCTAATTCGCATCATTATCAGCCTGTTCCAACATCTAGTGATACCACAGACTTTGATGTTTACGTTGCCAGCAACTCAAATGACTTTCAGTGGGTGAAATGGACATTAATTCCAAATTTGGAAAACTCATCTTATGCAATCCGTTTATGTATAAAAGATCGAAACTTTCCAGTTGGTGGTAATGTAATGGAAGATATTATCGAGTTTATCCACGCTAGCCGTAAAACACTACTAATTCTTACCCCTGATTTTGTGCTGAACGAATGGAACTACTTTGAGCTGCAAAGAGCTATGATTCGAGATCTTGAAGAAAAGCAGGACATGATCATTCCAGTCTTGCTTAAACCTATTAAAGATAAAGATCTACCGCGTCTTCTTCGTGAAATACAACTTCGAAAGGGATTTATAGAGTGGACAGAACATCCACTAGGGAAGGAGTTATTTTGGAAGGATCTCGTGAAAGCAATACAAGAAGATTCAACGTTGAGTCGATACAAAGATAACGAGATCAACAAATGGCGTAAACGTACTTCGATGACGTATAGCCACGTAATTTAA
- the LOC140040077 gene encoding sonic hedgehog protein-like: MRKHRKLYHLFVYIVFVGVTFACSPSRPGGSSRGQEPLRPLNYREYVPSISECKVPASGEAEGRIYRDDAAFNELTKNVNTDIEFKDEEDTGADQIMTQRCNDRLSRLAIMVMNHWKDENIKLRVVEAWDEDGRHPRNSLHYEGRAVDITTSDIDPSKYGMLARLAVEAGFDWVYYESKSYIHASVKSDSNPASEEGGCFPAQSEVTLETGETKRMNDVRIGDRVKAVDNEGSIIYSDVIMMLDAKPHKNMSFYTVSTPSQTLSLTAEHIIYVSNTNSIFSESKAIFASRIMEGQYIFTVVKSGNQEVLIPEKVLSVTMTERTGAFAPLTYKGSIVVDNVAVSSYALIDNEFIAHACFTPVRWLYSLKSQLWGRPSELPQHDNVHWYPKLLHTYGRHLVSNYMYPGDILF; the protein is encoded by the exons TTTTGCGTGCTCTCCAAGCCGGCCTGGTGGTAGCAGTAGGGGACAGGAACCGCTGAGACCCCTCAACTATAGAGAATACGTTCCCAGTATTTCTGAATGCAAAGTGCCTGCAAGTGGAGAAGCCGAGGGTAGGATTTATCGGGATGACGCCGCTTTCAATGAGCTCACTAAAAATGTCAATACAGATATTGAGTTCAAAGATGAAGAAGACACAGGCGCCGATCAGATAATGACACAG agaTGTAACGATCGTCTCAGTCGACTGGCAATCATGGTAATGAACCACTGGAAAGACGAAAACATAAAACTACGGGTGGTAGAAGCATGGGATGAAGATGGCCGCCATCCTCGTAACTCTTTACACTACGAAGGAAGGGCCGTAGATATCACTACTAGTGATATAGACCCTAGCAAATACGGAATGTTGGCCAGACTTGCTGTTGAGGCGGGATTTGACTGGGTTTACTACGAGAGTAAGTCATACATCCACGCTTCTGTCAAATCTG attcaAATCCAGCTTCAGAAGAAGGAGGATGTTTTCCCGCGCAATCGGAAGTGACGTTGGAAACTGGAGAAACCAAACGAATGAATGATGTAAGAATAGGAGACAGAGTTAAAGCAGTTGACAATGAGGGCAGTATTATATACAGTGACGTCATAATGATGCTCGATGCAAAACCTCATAAAAATATGTCATTTTATACAGTTTCTACACCGTCCCAAACGTTATCACTCACGGCTGAACACATAATTTACGTATCgaatacaaattcaattttttcaGAATCGAAAGCAATTTTTGCGAGTAGAATTATGGAAggacaatatatttttactgtTGTTAAAAGTGGTAACCAAGAAGTTTTGATTCCTGAGAAGGTTTTGAGTGTAACAATGACAGAAAGGACTGGTGCATTCGCACCTTTAACATATAAAGGTTCGATAGTTGTTGATAATGTTGCAGTGTCGTCGTATGCTTTAATTGACAATGAATTCATTGCGCACGCGTGTTTCACACCCGTGAGGTGGTTATACAGTCTTAAATCGCAACTATGGGGACGCCCGTCAGAGCTACCGCAGCATGATAATGTCCATTGGTATCCGAAACTTCTTCATACGTATGGTCGACATTTAGTGAGTAATTATATGTATCCAGGTGATATATTGTTTTGA